Part of the Deinococcus betulae genome is shown below.
ATCAAACTGTCAACCCTTCTCACTTGATCCTTCGTTCTGATGATCTGGTCAAGCGAGAATTCTCGCTCTGGAACAATAAAAACGGCCTCCTTACAGAGACCGTTTGGTATCAGAGAAATTTATTCAGCGCTGAAGGAGGATGGTTTCCTGAATTTTTAGCCCCTGGGCCAGGGCGTCGCGGGCATGCTGCCGGGCTGCGGTCAGGTCGTGGTCACGGTAGTTGCCGCATTCCAGCTCGCTCACCCCTGGAATAGGGCGGTCATGGTTGGCCGTGTCTTGTAGAGCGGCCTGAAAAGCACCCAGCACGCCCTGCTCATCCGGTTCGCCAATGACGGCCATATAGAGGCCCGTGCGGCAGCCCATAGGTGAAACGTCCACGACGTCCTTTACGTGATCACGTAGGTAGCCGGCCATCAGGTGTTCCAGAGTGTGCAGCGCCGCCGGCTCGATGGCTGCCTGGTTGGGCTGAAGCAACCGCAGGTCGTATTTGCTTATGGAGTCGCCGCGCGGCGTGGTCTTAACGCCGGCCAGACGCACGTACGGCGCCTTGACCTTGGTGTGGTCGAGATCAAAGGATTCAACGTTTGCCATGCCTCTATTGTGCCCCGCCTGCTTCTGCGACAAGGCGACCTGTCCACCAGAGAAGCCGCAGCCGCAGGACGCTCTCTATACTGCCCGGCGTGCCCACGCTCATTGACCACGCCCGCCGCACGCCCCTGTGGCTGCCTACCGTGATAGCTGCGCTTCTGGTCGCCGCC
Proteins encoded:
- a CDS encoding S-ribosylhomocysteine lyase, giving the protein MANVESFDLDHTKVKAPYVRLAGVKTTPRGDSISKYDLRLLQPNQAAIEPAALHTLEHLMAGYLRDHVKDVVDVSPMGCRTGLYMAVIGEPDEQGVLGAFQAALQDTANHDRPIPGVSELECGNYRDHDLTAARQHARDALAQGLKIQETILLQR